A window from Tenuifilum sp. 4138str encodes these proteins:
- a CDS encoding ABC transporter permease, with protein sequence MFLYLVRKLFYTFLVIFGVASLVFILFNLIPGDPARMVLGQRTDSLSVKAARTDLGLDLPVWKQYLKYLNDISPLSVHNPSNGKSSIYLDTLIYGKPLVLGKMASNRVLVAKQPYLRRSYQSRQPVSTVVMSTLPNTFYLALVAILFATIVGIAMGITAAIYKDSVWDRLLLVNSALGMALPSFFAAILIGWLFAIVLGKYTGLNLTGNLWEVDDLGEGIHLKWQNIILPALTLGLRPLGIITQLMRSSLLETLSQDYIRTAKAKGLPYRKVIFKHALRNSLNPVVTSISGWFASMMAGVVFVEYIFSWKGLGYVMVNALNSYDVPLVIGCVLTVAVIFSIVNLLVDILYGILDPRVRIG encoded by the coding sequence ATGTTCCTATACCTTGTTCGAAAATTGTTTTACACGTTTCTGGTGATTTTTGGCGTTGCCAGTCTGGTTTTCATTCTTTTTAACCTTATTCCTGGCGATCCCGCTCGCATGGTTCTTGGCCAACGAACCGATTCGCTATCCGTAAAGGCAGCACGTACCGATTTAGGCCTCGACCTACCGGTTTGGAAGCAGTACTTGAAGTATTTAAACGACATTTCGCCACTATCGGTGCATAATCCAAGTAATGGTAAAAGTTCCATTTACCTCGATACACTTATTTATGGGAAACCCTTAGTGCTTGGGAAAATGGCATCGAATAGGGTATTGGTAGCAAAACAGCCATACCTTCGTCGTTCATACCAAAGTCGTCAACCTGTTTCCACAGTTGTTATGTCAACTCTGCCCAACACATTCTATCTTGCACTGGTGGCAATACTCTTTGCAACAATTGTTGGAATTGCAATGGGGATAACTGCCGCAATTTACAAGGATAGCGTTTGGGATAGGTTGCTGCTTGTTAACTCTGCGCTAGGTATGGCTTTGCCATCATTCTTTGCTGCCATACTCATAGGTTGGCTTTTTGCCATAGTGCTTGGCAAGTATACAGGACTTAACCTTACCGGTAATCTTTGGGAAGTTGATGATTTAGGGGAAGGGATTCATCTTAAATGGCAAAACATCATTTTGCCTGCATTAACTCTTGGCTTACGTCCACTTGGCATAATCACCCAGCTAATGCGAAGCTCATTGCTGGAAACATTAAGCCAGGACTATATCAGAACAGCTAAAGCAAAGGGATTGCCTTATAGGAAGGTGATCTTTAAACATGCTCTCCGTAATTCCCTGAACCCTGTTGTAACATCCATTTCGGGTTGGTTTGCCTCAATGATGGCTGGTGTTGTATTTGTTGAGTATATCTTTAGCTGGAAAGGACTTGGTTATGTTATGGTAAACGCGCTTAATAGTTACGATGTGCCCCTTGTTATTGGCTGCGTTCTTACGGTTGCTGTAATTTTTAGCATAGTAAACCTGTTGGTCGATATACTATATGGTATTCTTGACCCGAGGGTCAGAATCGGCTGA
- a CDS encoding SAM hydrolase/SAM-dependent halogenase family protein, whose product MEATNTRFVTLTTDWGNQDYYLGMLCGKLYSISPNLKVVELSHKVPTYNYMHAAFLIKHSFSHFPKGSIHICMVNSDTSDNMRMLFFEYQGHYFITPDNGTISLIADVLPEVVHAIPVDDTRSFGSMDSVILALEVLLSENGQTDFAIEASGIKRFTPILPIPENDAITGSVIYIDSYFNAITNITRDDFEAIRKSRKYSIYVHRFSHGISKLSNSYKDVEKGDLLALFNSLGLLEIAVREGFAAQMYNLSVGSNIMVRFYDDKILR is encoded by the coding sequence ATGGAAGCAACCAATACCCGTTTTGTAACTCTTACCACCGATTGGGGCAACCAGGATTACTACCTTGGGATGCTCTGCGGGAAACTTTATTCCATTTCGCCCAACTTGAAGGTTGTGGAGTTAAGCCATAAAGTACCTACGTATAATTACATGCATGCTGCATTTCTGATAAAGCATTCCTTTAGCCATTTCCCTAAAGGGTCAATTCATATTTGCATGGTGAATAGCGATACCTCGGACAACATGCGCATGCTTTTTTTTGAATACCAGGGCCATTACTTCATTACACCTGATAACGGGACCATATCGTTAATTGCTGATGTTTTGCCCGAAGTGGTCCATGCAATTCCTGTTGATGACACCCGTAGTTTTGGTTCAATGGATTCGGTAATACTGGCTTTGGAGGTACTACTTTCCGAAAATGGCCAAACCGATTTCGCCATTGAAGCATCGGGTATTAAAAGGTTTACGCCTATTCTGCCAATCCCTGAAAACGATGCGATTACTGGAAGCGTTATATATATCGATTCCTACTTTAATGCAATAACCAACATCACTCGCGACGATTTCGAAGCTATTCGGAAGTCCAGAAAGTACTCCATATATGTTCATCGGTTCTCGCATGGAATAAGCAAGCTAAGTAATTCATACAAGGATGTAGAAAAGGGCGATTTGCTTGCGCTTTTCAACTCCTTGGGTTTGCTTGAGATAGCTGTCCGCGAAGGTTTTGCCGCTCAAATGTACAACCTCTCAGTTGGCTCAAATATAATGGTTCGTTTTTACGACGATAAAATTTTACGGTGA
- the mazG gene encoding nucleoside triphosphate pyrophosphohydrolase, which translates to MNDSDRKQRASEAFQRLIGIMDDLRAKCPWDREQTFESIRPLTIEETYELSEGILGKDYNLIRKELGDLLLHIVFYSKIAEEDNRFDIVDVINSLCDKLIYRHPHIYGNVKVNDASQVVENWEQLKIKEKDGNKTVLSGVPTALPALIKANRIQEKVRAVGFDWDERSQVWDKVQEELNELRHEVEVTNSTDDIEKEFGDLLFSVVNAARLYGVDPETALERTNRKFMKRFTYLEQQTIQMGRSLKDMTLDEMNEIWEEAKRFD; encoded by the coding sequence ATGAATGATAGCGATAGAAAACAACGTGCAAGCGAAGCTTTTCAAAGATTAATCGGAATCATGGACGACTTGCGCGCCAAATGTCCCTGGGATAGGGAACAAACATTTGAATCAATCCGCCCATTAACCATTGAGGAAACCTATGAACTTTCCGAGGGAATTCTGGGAAAGGATTACAATCTAATCCGCAAGGAACTTGGCGATTTGCTGCTGCATATTGTTTTCTACTCGAAAATTGCAGAGGAGGATAACCGGTTTGATATTGTTGATGTTATAAACTCGCTGTGCGACAAGCTTATATATCGTCATCCTCATATTTACGGCAATGTTAAGGTTAACGATGCGAGTCAGGTTGTTGAGAACTGGGAGCAGCTTAAAATTAAGGAGAAGGATGGCAATAAAACTGTTCTTTCAGGGGTTCCAACGGCTTTACCTGCACTCATAAAGGCCAATCGAATTCAGGAAAAAGTACGGGCCGTTGGGTTCGATTGGGATGAACGTTCCCAGGTTTGGGATAAGGTTCAGGAAGAACTCAATGAGCTTAGGCATGAGGTTGAGGTAACCAATTCCACCGATGACATTGAGAAAGAATTTGGCGATTTACTTTTCTCCGTGGTGAATGCCGCTAGGCTTTATGGGGTTGACCCCGAAACCGCGCTGGAACGAACAAACCGAAAGTTTATGAAAAGATTCACCTACCTGGAACAACAAACCATCCAGATGGGACGCTCACTTAAGGATATGACCCTTGATGAGATGAACGAGATTTGGGAAGAGGCTAAAAGGTTCGATTAA
- the tpiA gene encoding triose-phosphate isomerase, whose translation MRRKIVAGNWKMNTLPSEGLALAKDVIAKSAEVSSGVELVVIPPFTHLNEVTKLASGTRVAVGAQNCARWQSGAYTGEVSAAMLGAMGVEYVIIGHSERREYFGETNSQLYDKIQQALSSNLMPIFCCGEKLDEREANQHFQVVKQQVEESLFALDEQSIKQVVIAYEPVWAIGTGRTATTEQAQEMHAYIRNLIAGKYGSQIADSISILYGGSCKPSNAAEIFAKPDVDGGLIGGASLVAADFIAIAKSF comes from the coding sequence ATGAGAAGAAAAATTGTTGCTGGGAACTGGAAGATGAATACATTGCCTTCCGAAGGTTTGGCTCTTGCCAAGGATGTTATAGCAAAATCAGCTGAGGTTTCAAGCGGTGTTGAGTTGGTAGTAATCCCACCATTCACTCACCTGAACGAGGTAACAAAACTAGCCAGCGGAACCCGTGTTGCAGTGGGAGCCCAGAATTGTGCACGCTGGCAATCGGGTGCTTACACCGGCGAGGTGTCAGCTGCCATGCTTGGCGCTATGGGAGTTGAGTATGTAATTATCGGACATTCCGAGAGGCGCGAATACTTTGGTGAAACCAATTCCCAGCTTTACGATAAGATTCAGCAAGCCCTTTCAAGCAATCTGATGCCCATTTTTTGCTGTGGCGAAAAACTGGATGAACGCGAAGCCAATCAACATTTTCAGGTTGTTAAGCAACAGGTTGAGGAATCGCTATTTGCGCTCGATGAGCAAAGCATTAAGCAGGTTGTTATTGCTTACGAACCCGTTTGGGCAATTGGCACTGGTAGAACTGCCACTACCGAACAGGCACAGGAAATGCATGCCTACATCCGTAATCTGATTGCTGGCAAGTATGGCTCTCAAATTGCTGACTCTATTAGCATCCTTTACGGAGGTAGCTGTAAACCGTCCAATGCCGCTGAAATTTTTGCTAAACCCGATGTTGATGGCGGATTAATTGGTGGCGCCTCATTGGTTGCAGCTGACTTTATTGCTATTGCAAAATCGTTCTAG
- a CDS encoding PhoH family protein — protein MAAGERTIIIEGIDPLVLYGVNNTRFDLITKHYPKLKIIGRGNTIKAVGDEQLIEDLDQKVHAMVDFHIKYGYLSETNIKDILQNNPESIEKAEEDITDVLVYGNHGKIVKARTVNQRKLVEMYESNDLIFAIGPAGSGKTYTAIALAVRALRNKEVKRIILTRPAVEAGERLGFLPGDMKEKLDPYLQPLYDALHDMIPPKKLQEFMEDGTVQIAPLAYMRGRTLDNAFVILDEAQNTTLSQLKMFLTRMGSNAKFIVTGDITQIDLPNKDDSGLVKAIKLLEGIKDIAIIYFDTRDIIRHKLVKYIVNAFEEAKGKTDIQTDAKSDDNQTK, from the coding sequence ATGGCAGCAGGCGAGAGAACTATCATTATTGAAGGGATTGACCCCTTGGTGCTTTATGGGGTTAACAATACCCGCTTCGACTTAATAACCAAGCACTACCCAAAGCTAAAAATCATCGGAAGAGGGAATACTATTAAGGCTGTTGGCGATGAGCAACTTATAGAGGACTTGGATCAGAAAGTTCATGCCATGGTTGACTTTCACATCAAGTATGGGTACTTAAGTGAAACCAATATCAAAGATATCCTGCAAAACAACCCTGAATCCATTGAAAAGGCAGAAGAGGACATAACCGATGTGCTGGTTTACGGCAACCATGGTAAAATCGTAAAGGCTCGAACAGTAAATCAGCGCAAGCTGGTAGAGATGTATGAAAGTAACGACCTGATTTTTGCCATTGGTCCGGCTGGATCAGGGAAAACATATACAGCCATTGCCCTTGCGGTAAGGGCGCTACGCAACAAGGAGGTAAAACGCATAATATTGACCCGCCCAGCCGTTGAAGCTGGGGAACGCTTGGGCTTTTTACCTGGCGATATGAAAGAAAAGCTTGACCCATACCTGCAACCCCTTTACGATGCCCTACACGATATGATTCCCCCAAAGAAACTCCAGGAGTTTATGGAAGATGGTACTGTTCAGATTGCCCCACTTGCCTACATGCGCGGCCGTACGCTCGACAATGCCTTTGTAATACTTGACGAAGCCCAAAACACCACTCTCAGCCAACTGAAAATGTTTCTTACCCGTATGGGAAGCAACGCAAAGTTCATTGTAACAGGCGATATTACACAAATTGACCTGCCAAACAAGGATGACTCAGGCTTAGTTAAAGCAATCAAACTCCTGGAGGGAATAAAAGATATTGCAATAATATACTTTGATACCCGCGACATCATTCGCCATAAGCTGGTAAAATACATAGTAAACGCATTTGAGGAGGCCAAGGGCAAAACCGATATTCAAACCGATGCGAAAAGTGATGATAATCAAACCAAATAA
- the prmA gene encoding 50S ribosomal protein L11 methyltransferase: MGYTELKIRIKPYTAETAEILIAQLAELGFESFMENEPELLAYINTATLKKLPANFIGLIELPEGVRIDYELNSIADKNWNEVWESNFEPIIVDNRCLVKASFHTDTPKTDYEILIDPKMSFGTGHHQTTHMMIEALLNHQVEGLTVLDMGCGTGVLAILAEMRGAQNVVAIDNDEWAYRNTLENIDNNGCKRITAYLGDAELLKGRSFDLILANINLNILLADMAAYVNSLKSGGSIFMSGILRDDVETLRNAAERLGLSFSEVNYRDNWAMVAFRK; encoded by the coding sequence ATGGGTTACACCGAACTCAAAATAAGGATCAAACCATACACAGCCGAAACAGCTGAAATTCTCATTGCCCAACTTGCCGAGTTGGGCTTTGAGAGTTTCATGGAAAATGAACCCGAACTACTGGCGTACATTAATACTGCAACTCTAAAAAAATTACCTGCCAATTTTATTGGACTTATTGAGTTGCCTGAGGGTGTTAGAATTGATTATGAGCTGAACAGTATTGCCGACAAGAATTGGAACGAGGTGTGGGAGTCGAATTTTGAGCCAATCATTGTCGATAACAGATGTTTGGTAAAGGCATCGTTCCATACCGATACCCCAAAAACCGATTACGAGATATTAATCGACCCAAAGATGTCGTTTGGAACGGGTCACCATCAAACCACACACATGATGATTGAGGCGCTTCTCAACCATCAGGTTGAGGGGCTTACCGTTCTCGACATGGGTTGTGGAACCGGTGTGCTTGCCATTCTTGCCGAAATGCGCGGTGCGCAAAACGTTGTGGCTATCGATAACGATGAATGGGCTTACCGCAACACGCTGGAAAACATTGACAATAATGGCTGCAAACGCATCACGGCCTATTTAGGCGATGCAGAGCTGCTTAAAGGAAGATCATTCGATTTGATTCTTGCCAATATCAACCTTAATATCCTTTTAGCCGATATGGCTGCATACGTTAACAGCCTTAAAAGTGGTGGAAGTATTTTCATGAGTGGCATTTTAAGGGATGATGTTGAAACGCTCAGGAATGCTGCCGAAAGGTTAGGCCTATCGTTTAGTGAGGTTAATTATAGGGATAATTGGGCTATGGTTGCTTTCCGTAAGTAG